One genomic segment of Paraburkholderia phymatum STM815 includes these proteins:
- the treY gene encoding malto-oligosyltrehalose synthase, translated as MTVPRATLRLQFHRDFTFDDALAHVDYFAALGVSHLYASPITTATPGSTHGYDTVDYGQVSAECGGEQGLRRLADKLHELGMGLIVDIVPNHMGVSKHNAWWQDILEWGRHSAFARYFDVDWHSPDPALRGKVLMPVLGASYGDELFAGRIALRFDADNGRFNIVYAEHECPVCPIDYAAILQSADRADLSALADRFAPVTTQPADHPRAAAGREALREFVRQNGASAIEFVLEAYSPTDPVTRDRLHRLIERQHFRLAWWRTASDEVNWRRFFDISTLAAVRVERAEVFDAVHALVFRLYAEGVIDGLRVDHVDGLAEPREYTQRLRQRLAELREGTTPYIVVEKILGRGEALRDDWPVDGTTGYDFMNDAGALLHDPAGAAPLAEAWAELSGRPANFADEALPARRKILAENLPAELDRVSRALHRLARDSITTRDFTYTAIRRVTNELAAHFPVYRIYTQNGLRSAADNAYFDIALEAARQTVSRADHGVLARVDAWLGSGADENGSGRGAAYSTQPNGNANPINHTTSARRTVQTVFSQLTAPVAAKAIEDTACYRYGRLLSRCEVGADPGEFALTVEQFHAGNQERARRFPHAMLATATHDHKRGEDTRARLAVLSEIADDWIATLHAWTTLNTPHRRALNGSADDWAPGPAAEAVLYQTLVGCWPPGLSPDDQAGIKALAERVAQWQLKALREAKLRTTWLAPDEAFENGCREFLFDILAPQRRDGFLRELSAFVARIGRAGVVNSLLQTVLRLASPGVPDLYQGTELWDFSLVDPDNRRPVDFAQRQKMLGEAPPSDYLAEWHDGRVKLAIIQRMLALRMQIPELLSNGSYLPLTVQGKHAQRAIAFARRQGNCWAVVIATRLAMALLDPGNDVPLVDPIAWDDTAVQMPEELFGRALFDWLSPAAPKVEDTGLLYLREALTTMPVAVLVEDGVPRV; from the coding sequence ATGACCGTTCCACGCGCCACGCTCCGGCTTCAGTTCCATCGCGACTTCACATTCGACGATGCGCTCGCGCACGTCGACTATTTCGCCGCGCTCGGCGTGAGCCATCTGTACGCATCGCCCATTACGACAGCCACGCCGGGCTCGACGCACGGCTACGACACGGTCGACTACGGCCAGGTGAGCGCCGAATGCGGCGGCGAGCAAGGCTTGCGGCGCCTCGCCGACAAGTTGCACGAACTCGGCATGGGCCTGATCGTTGACATCGTGCCGAATCACATGGGCGTGAGCAAACATAACGCGTGGTGGCAGGACATCCTCGAATGGGGCCGCCATAGCGCGTTTGCGCGCTACTTCGATGTCGACTGGCACTCGCCCGATCCGGCGCTGCGCGGCAAGGTGCTGATGCCCGTGCTCGGCGCGTCGTATGGCGACGAACTGTTCGCGGGCCGCATCGCGTTGCGCTTCGATGCCGACAACGGGCGCTTCAATATCGTCTATGCCGAGCATGAGTGCCCCGTATGTCCAATCGATTACGCGGCGATCCTGCAGTCGGCGGATCGCGCCGATCTCAGCGCGCTCGCCGACCGCTTCGCGCCTGTCACCACGCAGCCCGCCGATCATCCGCGCGCCGCTGCGGGCCGCGAAGCGCTGCGCGAATTCGTGCGGCAGAACGGCGCGTCGGCGATCGAGTTCGTGCTCGAAGCATATTCGCCGACCGACCCCGTCACGCGCGACCGCCTGCACCGACTGATCGAGCGCCAGCATTTCCGGCTCGCGTGGTGGCGCACCGCATCGGACGAAGTGAACTGGCGGCGTTTCTTCGATATCAGCACGCTCGCGGCCGTGCGCGTCGAGCGCGCCGAGGTGTTCGACGCCGTGCACGCGCTCGTCTTCCGGCTCTATGCAGAAGGTGTGATCGACGGCCTGCGGGTCGATCACGTCGACGGACTTGCGGAGCCGCGCGAATACACGCAGCGGCTGCGTCAACGGCTGGCGGAACTGCGCGAGGGCACGACGCCCTATATCGTCGTCGAAAAAATTCTCGGACGCGGCGAAGCACTGCGCGACGACTGGCCGGTGGACGGCACGACAGGCTACGACTTCATGAACGATGCGGGCGCGTTGCTGCACGATCCGGCGGGCGCCGCGCCGCTCGCCGAAGCATGGGCCGAACTGAGCGGCCGCCCCGCGAATTTCGCCGACGAAGCGCTGCCCGCGCGGCGCAAGATCCTCGCCGAGAATCTGCCCGCCGAACTCGATCGCGTGTCGCGCGCGCTGCATCGGCTAGCGCGCGACAGCATCACCACGCGCGACTTCACCTACACGGCGATCCGCCGCGTGACAAACGAGCTCGCCGCGCACTTTCCCGTCTATCGCATTTATACGCAGAACGGCCTGCGCAGTGCGGCCGACAACGCGTATTTCGACATTGCGCTGGAGGCCGCGCGGCAGACGGTGTCGCGTGCCGATCATGGCGTGCTAGCGCGCGTTGATGCGTGGCTCGGCAGCGGTGCGGACGAGAACGGCAGCGGACGCGGCGCTGCCTATAGCACACAGCCGAACGGCAATGCCAATCCGATCAACCACACCACGTCAGCGCGCCGCACCGTGCAGACAGTTTTCTCGCAACTGACCGCGCCCGTCGCCGCGAAGGCGATCGAAGACACGGCGTGCTACCGCTATGGGCGTCTGCTGTCGCGCTGCGAAGTGGGCGCGGACCCGGGCGAATTCGCGTTGACGGTCGAGCAGTTTCACGCGGGCAATCAGGAGCGCGCGCGGCGCTTTCCGCACGCGATGCTGGCGACGGCGACGCATGATCACAAGCGTGGCGAGGACACCCGCGCGCGGCTTGCCGTGCTGAGCGAAATCGCCGATGACTGGATTGCGACGCTGCATGCGTGGACGACTTTGAACACGCCGCATCGACGCGCCCTGAACGGCAGCGCCGACGACTGGGCGCCCGGTCCTGCCGCCGAGGCGGTGCTGTATCAGACGCTGGTCGGCTGCTGGCCGCCCGGTCTTTCGCCCGACGACCAGGCCGGCATCAAGGCGCTCGCAGAACGCGTCGCGCAATGGCAGCTGAAGGCGTTGCGCGAAGCCAAGCTGCGCACAACGTGGCTCGCGCCCGATGAAGCCTTCGAAAACGGCTGCCGCGAGTTCCTTTTCGACATTCTCGCGCCGCAGCGCCGCGATGGATTTCTGCGCGAGCTGAGCGCGTTCGTCGCGCGCATCGGCCGGGCGGGCGTGGTGAACAGCCTGCTGCAGACCGTGCTGCGTCTTGCGTCGCCCGGCGTGCCCGATCTTTATCAGGGCACCGAACTTTGGGATTTCAGCCTCGTCGATCCCGACAACCGCCGGCCCGTCGATTTCGCGCAGCGTCAGAAGATGCTCGGCGAAGCCCCGCCTTCCGACTATCTCGCCGAATGGCACGACGGCCGCGTAAAACTCGCGATCATCCAGCGAATGCTTGCGCTGCGGATGCAGATTCCGGAATTGCTGAGCAACGGCAGCTATCTGCCGCTCACGGTGCAAGGCAAACACGCGCAACGCGCGATCGCGTTCGCGCGGCGTCAGGGCAACTGCTGGGCAGTGGTGATCGCGACGCGGCTTGCAATGGCGTTGCTCGATCCTGGCAACGACGTGCCGCTCGTCGATCCGATCGCGTGGGACGACACGGCCGTGCAGATGCCCGAAGAGCTGTTCGGCCGTGCGCTGTTCGACTGGCTGAGCCCTGCCGCGCCGAAGGTAGAGGATACAGGGCTGCTCTATCTGCGCGAAGCGCTGACAACGATGCCCGTTGCGGTGCTCGTCGAGGATGGTGTGCCGCGTGTGTGA
- the malQ gene encoding 4-alpha-glucanotransferase encodes MLAARAGFEVEWEDAHREKQRVPDSTLAVLLERMGLPCGNATQIRQSAATLEAELSGRKLPPLMTVECGRGIALPAAAVKSGSHYRIELESGAVIDGRFTAPKGEAALLSPIDEPGYHTLVLNDHRMTLAVAPAQCYTVADAWQTMHGDGKKPPPLWGIAAQIYGLRRVGDGGIGDYTALTTLAIESAKRGAHALAISPTHAMFSALPGSFSPYSPSSRLWLNVTHIDPAAMFGAQAAQAALDAAGGIEAWTKLEGAPLIDWKTATPLKLKTLRVLFERFCANDRAQDSPRALEFHGFCERGGRALEDHARFEALHAFQLQHDGDGYWRKWPDALQDPRSPEVEAFANEHRHEVEFHLFLQWLASKGLSHAQHAARDAGMAIGLIADLAVGCDSAGSHAWSYRDDMLHGVSVGAPPDLFNQAGQAWGLTTFSPRAMRTQGFSAFIDMLRAAFASAGGIRIDHILGLRRLWLVPEGQPAKNGAYLRYPLEDMLRLIALESWRHRAIVIGEDLGTVPPGFRERLREHGLAGIRVLWFERTKDGKGFMAPSEWDRGAVATTTTHDLPTVTGWWRGEDIVWRNRVGQTAVRADGRDPVALAQAERDDDRAALWKAFQQAGIAAPDVEPPPPEDAPVDEALAFVAATPSPLVTYPLEDLLGLADQPNLPGSIDEHPNWRRRVIQPVDALFADETFCDRLLAIEQARIDSTSASSLPDTP; translated from the coding sequence ATGCTCGCCGCACGCGCCGGCTTCGAAGTCGAGTGGGAAGACGCGCATCGCGAAAAACAGCGCGTGCCCGACAGCACGCTCGCCGTACTGCTCGAGCGCATGGGCCTGCCTTGCGGCAACGCCACGCAGATCCGCCAGAGCGCCGCGACTCTCGAAGCCGAACTGTCCGGCCGCAAGCTGCCGCCGTTGATGACGGTCGAATGCGGACGCGGCATCGCGCTGCCCGCGGCCGCGGTGAAGTCGGGCAGTCACTACCGGATCGAACTGGAAAGCGGCGCGGTGATCGACGGACGCTTCACGGCGCCCAAAGGCGAAGCGGCTCTGCTCTCGCCGATCGACGAACCGGGTTATCACACGCTCGTGCTCAACGATCATCGGATGACGCTCGCCGTCGCGCCTGCGCAGTGCTACACGGTCGCCGACGCATGGCAGACGATGCACGGCGACGGCAAGAAGCCGCCGCCGCTGTGGGGCATTGCAGCGCAAATCTACGGGCTGCGGCGCGTGGGCGACGGCGGCATCGGCGATTACACCGCCCTGACCACGCTCGCGATCGAAAGCGCGAAACGCGGTGCGCATGCGCTCGCGATCAGCCCGACCCACGCGATGTTCAGCGCGTTGCCCGGGTCGTTCAGTCCATATTCGCCGTCCTCGCGCTTGTGGCTGAACGTCACGCACATCGATCCTGCCGCCATGTTCGGCGCGCAAGCCGCACAGGCCGCGCTCGATGCAGCGGGAGGCATCGAGGCATGGACGAAGCTCGAAGGAGCGCCGCTGATCGACTGGAAGACGGCGACGCCGTTGAAGCTCAAGACGCTGCGCGTGCTGTTCGAGCGCTTCTGCGCAAACGACCGCGCACAGGACTCGCCGCGCGCGCTGGAATTTCACGGCTTCTGCGAGCGCGGCGGACGCGCGCTGGAAGACCATGCGCGCTTCGAGGCACTGCACGCGTTCCAGTTGCAGCACGATGGCGACGGGTATTGGCGCAAGTGGCCCGACGCGCTGCAAGACCCGCGCAGCCCCGAAGTCGAAGCGTTCGCGAACGAGCACCGGCACGAAGTCGAGTTTCATCTGTTTCTGCAATGGCTGGCGTCGAAAGGACTGTCGCACGCGCAGCATGCAGCGCGCGATGCGGGCATGGCGATCGGCCTGATCGCGGATCTCGCTGTCGGTTGCGATAGCGCGGGCTCGCATGCGTGGTCGTATCGCGACGACATGCTGCATGGCGTGTCCGTCGGTGCGCCGCCCGATCTCTTCAACCAGGCGGGGCAGGCTTGGGGCCTCACTACGTTTTCGCCGCGCGCGATGCGCACGCAGGGCTTCTCAGCGTTCATCGACATGCTGCGCGCCGCTTTCGCCAGCGCGGGCGGCATCCGCATCGATCACATTCTCGGGTTGCGGCGTCTGTGGCTCGTGCCCGAAGGTCAGCCCGCGAAGAACGGCGCGTACTTGCGCTATCCGCTCGAAGACATGCTGCGGCTCATCGCACTCGAATCGTGGCGGCATCGCGCGATCGTGATCGGCGAAGACCTCGGCACCGTGCCGCCGGGCTTCCGCGAGCGGCTCCGCGAACATGGCCTGGCGGGCATCCGCGTGCTGTGGTTCGAGCGCACGAAGGATGGCAAGGGCTTCATGGCGCCATCCGAGTGGGACCGGGGCGCCGTCGCCACGACGACCACGCACGATCTCCCGACTGTCACCGGCTGGTGGCGCGGCGAGGACATCGTGTGGCGCAACCGCGTCGGGCAGACGGCCGTGCGCGCCGACGGGCGTGACCCCGTCGCGCTCGCGCAAGCCGAACGCGACGACGATCGCGCCGCGTTGTGGAAGGCGTTCCAGCAAGCAGGCATCGCCGCGCCCGATGTCGAACCGCCGCCGCCCGAGGACGCGCCCGTCGACGAGGCGCTCGCGTTTGTCGCCGCGACCCCGTCGCCGCTCGTCACGTATCCGCTCGAAGATCTGCTCGGTCTCGCGGATCAGCCGAATTTGCCTGGCTCGATCGACGAGCATCCGAACTGGCGGCGCCGCGTGATCCAGCCCGTCGACGCGCTCTTCGCCGACGAAACGTTTTGCGACCGTCTGCTCGCGATCGAGCAGGCGCGCATCGACTCAACTTCAGCTTCCTCGTTGCCAGATACGCCATGA